The Drosophila bipectinata strain 14024-0381.07 chromosome 2L, DbipHiC1v2, whole genome shotgun sequence genome has a segment encoding these proteins:
- the CenG1A gene encoding centaurin-gamma-1A isoform X2, translating to MLAVKNFFLPERAKAPETPQRFSRMPEAFLRSIRRRSLRVKRAKSLVVPDRSEKRKSDSFVNSQEWTISRSVPDLRLGIVGSLNSGKSALVHRYLTGSYMQEESPEGGRFKKEVFIDGQSYLLLIRDEGGAPEMQFAGWVDAVIFVFSLENEGSFNTVYNYYTKMAHFRNGQDIPMILVGTQDAISERNPRVIDDTRARKLASDLKRCSYYETCATYGLNVERVFQDACQKILSQRLPLPPQVQPARPTTPQGSRLGLGPYQAPTNGQRSQQQLPLRMSADFAQAEQKHWSLQASASSSSVAATTNENNNITKYNPGAANPLQGDCSQVQLRDPRDLAPPPGKELPTPTSTPTTSRKSRRRSNLFIPSSSKKADKEKDPKGSELGSGRSIPIKQGYLYKRSSKSLNKEWKKKYVTLCDDGRLTYHPSLHDYMDDVHGKEIPLQYVTVKVPGQKPRGSKSIITNSALTSSLLANGQRAQNTLSDGIGCLTLAKDNQRKLNEKLSLLGAGSGAAQAEPLKSNSSQQTSGDEGIAMSNSNSQTFNPGEAAAVAGKLEAQTPNVKKRHRRMKSSSVKANEADDNDGYEFYIVSLDSKQWHFEAANSEERDEWVAAVEQEIFKSLQSIESSKTKQVTSTDLAAMLAIRQRVPGNGYCVDCGAPNPEWASLNLGVLMCIECSGVHRNLGSHISKVRSLGLDDWPSPHLSVMLAIGNSLANSVWESNTRQRVKPTTQASREEKERWIRSKYEAKEFLTPLGSGASGHPSPSPGQQLIEAVIRADIKSIVSILANCPAEVTNANVSARDVRTPLLLACAIGNLAIAQLLIWNGANIKHTDHEGRTCLAYARAAQSLATAKSMKAAAAAQAGTTIPAPAPPANGGIPAPQYNVEDTTALVELLEGLGCPEAAPLTASGTLPRRRDTLGTPYEKSVSGVI from the exons ATTCGTTTGTGAACAGCCAGGAATGGACGATTTCGCGCTCGGTTCCCGATCTCAGGCTGGGAATCGTCGGGTCGCTCAACTCCGGCAAGTCGGCGCTGGTGCACCGGTATCTGACCGGCTCCTACATGCAGGAGGAGTCCCCCGAGGGTGGCCGCTTCAAGAAGGAGGTCTTTATCGATGGCCAGAGCTACTTGCTGCTCATCCGCGACGAGGGTGGAGCTCCCGAAATGCAG TTCGCTGGCTGGGTGGATGCCGTAATCTTTGTGTTCAGCCTGGAGAACGAGGGCAGCTTCAACACCGTCTACAACTACTACACCAAAATGGCGCACTTTCGCAACGGCCAGGACATACCCATGATATTGGTGGGGACGCAAG ATGCCATCAGTGAGCGTAATCCCCGCGTGATTGATGACACCCGTGCCAGGAAGCTGGCCAGTGATCTGAAGCGATGCTCCTACTACGAGACCTGCGCCACCTATGGCTTGAATGTGGAGCGCGTCTTTCAAGATG CCTGCCAGAAGATCCTGTCCCAGCGCCTGCCCCTACCGCCCCAAGTCCAACCGGCGAGGCCCACCACCCCGCAGGGCAGTCGCCTGGGACTGGGGCCCTACCAAGCGCCCACCAACGGACAGCGCAGCCAGCAGCAGTTGCCTCTGCGGATGAGTGCCGACTTCGCCCAGGCCGAGCAGAAGCACTGGTCCCTGCAGGCCAGTGCCTCCTCCTCGTCGGTGGCAGCCACCACGAACGAGAACAACAACATTACCAAATACAATCCTGGAGCGGCCAACCCGTTGCAGGGCGACTGCTCGCAGGTACAGCTGCGGGATCCCCGAGATCTGGCTCCACCGCCGGGGAAGGAGCTGCCCACACCGACCTCTACCCCCACAACCAGCAGGAAGAGCCGGCGACGCTCCAACTTGTTCATTCCCTCCTCCTCGAAGAAGGCCGACAAGGAGAAGGATCCCAAGGGCAGCGAACTGGGAAGTGGCAGGTCGATTCCCATCAAGCAGGGCTACCTGTACAAGCGCTCCAGCAAGTCGCTGAACAAGGAGTGGAAGAAGAAGTACGTGACGCTGTGCGACGACGGGAGGCTGACCTACCATCCGTCGCTCCACGACTACATGGACGATGTGCACGGCAAGGAGATTCCGCTGCAGTACGTCACGGTGAAGGTGCCCGGGCAGAAGCCACGCGGCTCCAAGAGCATTATTACAAACAGTGCGCTGACCAGCTCGCTCCTGGCCAACGGGCAGAGGGCCCAGAACACGCTGAGCGACGGAATCGGTTGCCTTACGCTGGCCAAGGATAACCAGCGCAAGCTGAACGAGAAGCTGTCGCTCCTGGGCGCCGGGTCGGGAGCAGCTCAAGCAGAGCCCCTCAAGTCGAACAGTTCGCAGCAAACCAGCGGGGACGAGGGCATAGCCATGTCCAACTCCAACTCCCAGACCTTTAACCCCGGCGAGGCGGCGGCTGTAGCCGGCAAGTTGGAGGCCCAGACTCCGAATGTCAAGAAGCGCCACCGCCGCATGAAGAGCAGCAGCGTGAAGGCGAACGAGGCGGATGACAATGACGGCTACGAGTTCTACATCGTCTCGCTGGACTCCAAGCAGTGGCACTTTGAGGCCGCCAACTCGGAGGAGCGCGACGAGTGGGTGGCGGCTGTCGAGCAGGAGATCTTCAAGAGCCTGCAGAGCATAGAGAGCAGCAAGACCAAGCAGGTAACCAGCACTGACCTGGCCGCCATGTTGGCCATCCGGCAGCGGGTGCCAGGCAATGGATACTGCGTTGACTGCGGAGCACCAA ATCCGGAATGGGCTAGCTTGAATCTGGGAGTGCTCATGTGCATCGAGTGCTCGGGCGTGCATCGCAACCTGGGCTCGCACATCTCCAAGGTTCGCTCCTTGGGACTGGATGACTGGCC ATCTCCCCATCTGAGTGTGATGCTCGCCATTGGCAACAGTCTGGCCAACTCCGTTTGGGAGTCGAATACCAGGCAGCGGGTGAAGCCGACGACTCAGGCCAGCCGGGAGGAGAAGGAGCGGTGGATACGGAGCAAGTACGAGGCCAAGGAGTTCCTCACCCCACTCGGCAGTGGCGCCTCAGGGCATCCCAGCCCCAGTCCGGGCCAGCAGTTGATCGAGGCGGTGATTCGAGCTGACATTAAGTCGATCGTTTCCATTCTGGCCAACTGCCCGGCGGAGGTGACCAACGCGAACGTTAGCGCGCGGGATGTGCGCACTCCCCTGCTGCTAGCCTGTGCCATCGGCAACCTGGCCATCGCCCAGCTCCTGATTTGG AACGGAGCCAACATCAAGCACACGGACCACGAGGGACGCACCTGCTTGGCCTATGCCCGGGCTGCCCAGTCCCTGGCCACGGCCAAGTCGATGAAGGCCGCCGCTGCCGCGCAGGCCGGCACCACCATCCCGGCCCCAGCACCTCCGGCCAACGGCGGGATACCTGCACCCCAATACAACGTCGAGGACACGACGGCGCTGGTGGAGCTGCTGGAGGGGTTGGGCTGCCCGGAGGCGGCTCCCCTGACCGCCAGCGGAACGCTGCCGCGGAGACGCGACACGCTCGGCACGCCGTACGAGAAGTCGGTGTCGGGTGTGATCTGA